Within Aureibacillus halotolerans, the genomic segment ATGACTTCAATTTCCACTTGAACATCTTTAGGCAAACGGGCAACCTCTACACAGGACCGAGCAGGCTTGTGTGAAGCAAAATAAGTCCCGTATACATCATTCACCTCGGGAAAATGATTCATGTCACTCAAGAATACTGTTGCTTTAACAACTGTTTCAAGGGAAGCTCCTGCTTCAGCGAGGACTGCTTGA encodes:
- a CDS encoding RidA family protein is translated as MKVVHTNNAPAAIGPYSQGIVVNNLFYSSGQIPLTASGELIEGDVIEQTHQVFKNLQAVLAEAGASLETVVKATVFLSDMNHFPEVNDVYGTYFASHKPARSCVEVARLPKDVQVEIEVIALVNA